In Jaculus jaculus isolate mJacJac1 unplaced genomic scaffold, mJacJac1.mat.Y.cur u25, whole genome shotgun sequence, the genomic window TCTGAGTACGCCAAGAGGCAGCCTGCGTAGTCCTTAAGACAGCTGTTGACAGACCTTGAGTGTGGCCGGCAGTTGGCAAAAAATCTGTGAGGCGAGCTCTGCAGCAGGAAGAAAAGAGACGTGTTGAAAACATCATAGGCCTCCCAGCTGAGAGGAGGAGTGCGGGAGGGAGAGCAAGCCCAGAGGCACAGATGCCTAGGAGGaagtagctttattttaaaaatatgatttatttatatgcatgtgtgtgcacatatatgcatgcacaggGCAGTGTAGGCTCTCTATAAACAAATTTCCGTCTGCATTTTCCTGAGTGGCTGGTGAAATAAGCCCCCAGAAGAAATAACTTCTGTTTTATGGCTTATTGAGGCAACTGTGATTGACAATTTAGTAGAGGAATTTGAATGTTCCCAATCCAAGAAATGATTCAAGTTTGAAGTAACACACATCCAACTAACCTGACTTTATACATATTCACATTTTGAAATGTCACGCTGTATTCCATAAATGTTTAATATACTGTATATCGAAGAGGAACATATGTCAAGGACAAATCCAGGACAGACATGGCTTTAATTCCTTTGTGGCTATGTCCCgatacacagacatacacaaacAGAAAACATGAACTACTAAAATATTGGCATAATTCTTATGTAACCTCCTAATTGCCACCTACCTCAGCTCTCATCCACACATGTGTCTACTTACTTAGACAGAAATCTTGAGGGTCTGTAAGAGGAGAACTCTACAGGCTTTGAAGTTTCCATTCAATATTTGTTTCtgactatatttatttatgtctttagaAAATATGCTTCTCCACACACTGGAGACCAACAGTGGGAAATACTACTTCATACAGAAACATATTCTTGGCTCCAAAGTAGGATCCTACATGCATCTGTCCCCACAAATTCTTTGTGCCTTGTAGATATCTGTCTCCTGAGCCCTCTCTCAGCCCCTAGCTCCAGGATAGAACCCTCTCAGCCTGTTCCACTGAGGAGCTGGCTTTCTGGGGACGAAGGGGAAGGCAAGAGGGATGTGTGCAGCTTCCCATAGGCTCAGGTCTGTGGAGGCCCTATCTGCCAGACCATCTGGTCAAAGCGAAGCTGTCAGCTCTTCAGGAACTGTCTAAGGGTCAGTACTGCTCATGTGGAAGTCCTGGGTGGTGGTGAAGTGACAGATTGAGAAGTGGAGGGAAGCCACTGACTGGTTGATCTGGAGAGGAAGAGGGCTATTTGTAGCCAGTGACCTTTTTAAGGATCTGAGGTGGACATTGTTGGCCACCTCCAAGATGATCTCAGCACACAACTGCTCTTCTATGGGGTAGGCACATGGACTTCATGAGGATTTAAATCAGCTGGCAATTACAGAAGTTTGTCTCAGCTTTCTTCTGCATTGGGCTCACCTGAGTTGGCTGCTCCCATAGCCGTGCTGATTTGATTTCATTCCACCCTAGAAATTGCATTTGCTTACCTGGCTCTTGGTAATAAGCCTGAGTTGATGAGGCTCAGGGACAGGGAATGTGTGCAATCAAATGTTTGCAAAGTCCAAAGAAAGCACATGATACAtggttttcaaattattttattttattgcttctgGTTCTGTGTTCAAGGTTGGCGTGTCCTTTTGTGTGCAGGCTGGAATACGCATGttgcagtgcatgtgtggaggtcagggagcAACTGTAAGATCAGTCATCACCTTCCAGGGTCTCTCATTCTCtgaagtgctgaggttacaggcttgCGCCAATATACCCAAAGTCCTTATAAGAAGTATAGGAAAGGCTGTAAATGATGCAGTTTGTTCCTGACAACTCTGAAGCAGGTACTATGATTTTGTCATTTTAAGTTTATACTCAAGGAAACCAAGTCTTCATTCTGTAGTAATATAGGGAACAGAAAAACTAagatttaaaattacatattaagctgggtgtagtggcatgtacctttaatcccagcactcgggagacagaggtaggaggaatgtcttgaatttgaagccaccctgaaactacatagtgaatttcaggtcagcctgggctacggccagaccctaccttgcaaaaccaaaaaaataaaatcacatcttACTTCCGCTGCAAATGCTTTCAACCAACAGCTAAagacctggcttcagagaagtcATGTGTGAGGAATGATACAAGCAGGATGGAGGAAATTTGTTATGTAAAGGTGTAGCTAAGAAAAAGAAGTATATGATAAGTTATcatactcatagtgatcctagGCAAAAACTGATGGTGTTTGTATACACCAGACACTGACTTTAATGTTCAACGTGTAATCACACAGCCAAGTATCACCACTTTACTAGGTGTCAGCTTCactatcaaaatgaaaaaaactgGGCCAAAGAGAGGGCCAAATGGCTCCCTTCACGTTGTAGCCCTCCATGGGAAGGGCAAGACATTTCATTCAGTTCCAACTCCAGACATGACTCTCAGCCGCCACATTCACCACGGGCTTTTTCAGGACCACTGCCGGCTATTTCACCCAGGACAGCCAGGCCACAGGATAGAGATGAGATGATGCGATTGACGTCTCTAAGTCTTGGTGAACTGCATCTGGATCTTGTCTTCATGACAATGAGAGCCCCTGAAGGACGCTACGTATAGAAataggatcagggctggagagatggcttagtggttaagcgcttgcctgtgaagcctaaggaccccggttcgaggctcggttccccaggtcccacgttagccagatgcacaagggggcgcacgcgtctgaagttcgtttgcagaggctggaagccctggctgcccattctctctctctccctctctctgtctttctctctgtgtctgtcgctctcaaataaataaaaattaaaaaaaaaaaaaaaaaaaaaaaagaaataggatcaGAAAATGCGACCGAGGCAGGCGTACcaccgggggtgggggtgggggtgggggtggggtgggggtggaggggtgggggtggaggggtgggggtgggggtgggggtgggggtggggtgggggtggaggggtgggggtggggatagggggtggtgggagggtggggtgggggtgtggtgaggtgtggtgtggtggggGTGCGGTTGGGGGTGCGGGTGGGGGTGCGGGTGGGGGtgcgggtgggggtgggtggggggggggtggggtgggggtgggggtgggggtggggtgggggtgggggtgggggtgggggtggggtgggggcgggaaACGAGGCCGTGACACCGCTGACATCCACCTTTCGCCTTCGGAGTTTtggatcctttctttttttttttttttaaattttctttccagGAACCCGGACTGTTTTTCTCCCCCGCCCCAATTTGGACTAAGACCGGAAATCCGATGCTTGGACTgaaataacttgtttttttttggggggggggggcttccgcAGGCAGTCTTGGCGGGCCGCTGCCGCGGTAGGCGGGCCGTCtcctccctctccacctctccGTTCTCTCCCGGCTTCTCCCTCTCCCGCCCGCCGCTCCCTCCGCGTCCTCGCCCGGTGCATGCCCCCCGGGCGGGCAGGGATGCTCCGTGGCTCTAGGCTTTCTCTTGACCGGGCTCCAGCCCGCGccgccccgccgcccgcccgcagGCTGCGGCTAGGAGGGCCTCGCACCCCGCCCCAGACAGACACCCGGAGTCGGCCCGCGCCAGTCCGGCCTCCGCGGGCACGAGGGGCCACCGGGGAGCTTTGTTTTGCTCTGCTGTGTTTCCCTCCCCCGGACCCCTCCCCACCCCGCTCGGTGGCGGCCTCTCCGCGCGCTCCCTGCACCCCGTCCCCACGTCGGGAAGCAAGGTCACCCTGCACCCCGCCCCGAGCCACCCAAAGTCTGGAAACACGATCTGTTGAACGAACGGGAGAGCGAATCCCGAACCCTGcaactcccccccacactttaAAAAAGCTATTTTTCTTTGGGTGGGAGGGCGTGTGTGGGCTTGTTTCAAAAAATTTTGTTATTAAAGCAATGACTTTCTATTCTTCCCTCGCCCCAACTGATGGTTTCctcatatttttttcctcctcgCCTGCCTCCTCCGACCCGGGCGGGAATTGCTTTCCACGATGAAATGAGTGGGACCGAGGCATCCTGTGAGTCGTTGCCGCTGAAGGCTAGGGGGTGGGGTGCAAAGGCCGGGGGTCCCCTGGGCCCCTTTGCCCGGGGCGCGGTGTGGAACCGGCACCTGCGCCCTCAGCCACGCTCGCTCGGACGGAGTCGCGGCCTCCCGCCCCACACACGCACCGTCCGAATCCCCACGGGGCGAGGGGTTGTTGGGGATCCCCGGGCATTGATCAGGGCCAAACCGCAGAGCCGCAATCTTTTAACAGTTAGTACCGTACACTACACCCCCACCACCCCACCTTTCCCTTCTGCCATCTCGGTTCTCCTGGGCCGCAGCGCTGGCCGCCGCCTGAGGGTGGAAACGTGGGTGATGGGGAAGGTGGTCACGACTCCGCTGTTGTTTCTCGTGGCTCCCCTGGGCTACAGCTCTGTCCCCCCTCCCTCTAGTTTCCCTGTAGTTGACGGCAGGGAAACCCTGGACCTCTCCCCTTTCTCCATGGATTTTGCACCTTTCTCTCTGCTCAGCACCAAGTGTAATCAGTAACAGGCACTGACAGTTCATAGCAATAGTGAAATCTGAAATAAGTGAGAATTTGTTACTACAGGCATGGATCTGGCTGGGTAAAACCCAATAGGATTTATTTTATTCACCTAacctcttttttgtcttttttaatttggGAAGCAACGATCACATTTCCCACTCCTTTTTTccttaattccttttttaaaaagggaaaatccGGATGGATTTCAAGGATTGGACTGGTATCCGCTGTGTTTTATTGCACACTAAGTCCTGGTAATAGGTTTTTCACTTCCCCTCACATCCTTGATTTGGGCAGTTAAACCAGATGCGTTTCCCAGAACGTTAGTTCCAAGTATTTtgtcatctttctttccttcctccccttcctttttttcccatcTGAACCCGAATATTGTCCAAACATGACTGGGCAGCAGCTTTTGTTTCTTGACCCTGTAATATGACAGTCTGCTAATATTGTCTTGGTGCAGTTTGGAGTGACAGTTGTCATTTTAGCTATTCAATCATATTAGCAGGAAAATATGACTTGTTTCTGTTGTATTGAGTCTTAAGAAAAGTGCCCATAGTTTAGTGACAATTTCCAAAGGCTTTAGTATCACCTGTATTTCAAAATGGGGGACCCAAACTCCCAGAAGAAACAAGCTCTGAACAGACTCCGTGCTCAgcttagaaagaaaaaggaatctcTAGCTGACCAATTTGACTTCAagatgtatattgcctttgtgttcaagaagaagaaaaagtcagCACTTATTGAAGTGTTTGAGGTCATACCAGTTATGACAAATAATTAtgaagaaaatattctgaaagGTGGGCGGGACTCCAGCTACTCCTTGGAAAGCGTGGAGCTTCTACAGGATGTGGTGCAGCGGCAAGCCCCTCAGTATCAGTCCATGCGGAGGGATGTAATTGGTTGTATGAGGGAGATGAATTTCATTCTTTCGCCTCGGAATGATATTGAGAAAATTGTTGGTCTCCTGTTTTCTAGATGGAAGGAATCTGATGAGCCTTTTAGGCCTGTTCAGGCCAAATTTGAGTTTCATCACGGTGACTATGAAAAACAGTTTCTGCATGTACTGAGCTGCAAGGACAAGACTGGAATTGTCAACAATCCTAACCAGTCAGTGTTTCTCTTCATTGACAGACAGCACTTGCAGACTCCAAAAAACAAAGCTACCATCTTCAAGTTATGCAGCATCTTCCTCTACCTGCCCCAGGAGCAGCTCACCCGCCAGGCAGTCAGCACCTTAGAGGATCACCTCCTTCCTTACATGCCAGAGTAAATGAGCACCAGCCAGCAAGTGGGGAGATGGAGAACGCAGcagcagttttcttttctgttttctcatcaCTTTTCTTTCAGAGTTTAAGGAAAAGTTTAACACTACGCATTTTGAAACTTGGTcttcctggatttttcttttagcCATTTGTATCTTAGAACTTAAAAAGATGTCTTCTGCGTGGACTGTGTGAAAGAAGATGCTTTGCAGACTTGCTGCACTGCATCAGCATCTTAGAGGGATGTGAAATGCAAGGACTGTTGTACATTGAAACACTGACATGTTCccaaaggcacaaggtgacactgaTAGTCTTCACGTTTGTGCTGGTTTTGCCTCTGACATCTGTCATCAGTATTTAGCGGGTGAGAAATGAATGTGGCAGGTCTAAGTAGCTTTGCGATGATCACCGTCGCTCCAGAGCACTCACTGTCAGGTGCATGCTAATGACCAGGGTGATAgtttaagaaagaaatacaacTGTGGGAAAGAAATCTGAAATGTAAAGCATCTCACGGTAGGCATGCCTGCCTCATAGTTCACTGGACCATGTTTGTTTCTTGGTACTCATAAATGCCTGTATTCTTCCAGATCTCTTTCCCAGAGTTGCTGATCTAGAAGGTTCTGCCAAGTGTGGCTGTGTTCACACATGAAAGCAGAGCTGGAGTCTGAAGCAGCTACAAAACTGAGAAACAGTCATAGCTGCAAAGCCACCTCGGTAGAGGGCTGAGGAGTTTTCTATCTTGGTTTACTGTGTTAGAGATTTTTAAttacaaacaaaaatcccagtgAATTTTGCAGAAATACTGGTTTCTATGCCATCCTAAAGAAAGTTAAGAGTGTTTGGAGTAGTAGAGAGGTTTGAAAGTTGGGGtctaaaattgtaaaaataagcaGAGTGTCAAAGTTCTAAAAGCAGAACTCGTTTTGTGCAATGAACATAAGGAAAGACTACTGTacagttttgttctgttttgttttttccttttccatgaagAAGAGCTTTGCTTAAGGGTTGCATACTTTTACTGGAGTGAATCTCAGTGACCATACTCCTCCAGAGAAAAACTAGTGCTTACTTCTTCCCACTTGAATTTAGCTCCTCTGGTTGGAATTTGAAAACATGAAAACCGAAATAAAATAGGTGAAAGTTCCTGATTATTcaggtgaagaaaaagaaaaagaaaaaagatgatcaGACTTGCATGTTAGGCAGACTCATGTATTTGTCAGCTATTCAGCAAAGGCATTCTTGGGATTTGCTCTGGACCCACTTTGTGTAGCAATGGGGCATGCAGCAAATgagtgaaggcaggaagatttcCTAGGAGAACCAGGTCAAAGCACTGggtaagagggaaaggaagagttaaaaaaataaaaagaacagaaggTACTGAACTGTGCCAGTCAGAACACAGAaagacaggctggaaagatggcttagcagttaatgcacttgtttacgaagcctaaggacccaggttcaattcccaagtacccacataaagcaagatgcacaaagtagtgcatgcatctggggttcattcacagtggctagaggccctggcacccccattctctccctctgctttatgtctctatctctctcaagtaagtaaaaagaaatattatttttttaaaaaacccagaaagtattggctggagagatggcttactggttaaggcatttgcctttgaagcaaaagggcccaggttcaattccccaggacccacgtaagccagatgcacaaggggcacatgcgtctctATTATTATTCATATTCCATTCTGCTATTCACCATGATTTCAGTGTCAATACACTTCCTTTCCTTTGAATGTGCAGAAGACTTTTCTCATGAATATCCTCATACTATATGCAAGACAGTCAAGTGTCAAAGAGGTAAAGCACCTGCTCAGAGCAGGTGGTCTCATTAACATACCcctagaaaaagaatgaattgcCACCTGGCAATCATAGCTTGAGAGGGTTGATGTGGTAAGCTAGTGTGTGATACATAAAACCTTTTctccaaaacaaatatataagtaaatggaAATTTTCTCTAACCCAATGTGAGCATTAGGACTCCCACTACAAAGTCTTGGATTTGTTCAAAGCATTTGGTATCTGAATGCATTCTCAGTAAGTAAGTTAATGTGCCCCTAATACAGCTTCCCCTCTTATGTTTTTATCTTTAGCATTTAACTTCTCCTAGCCTCAATTTCATCATCTGGAAAATAAGTCCCCTGGTTTTGTGACACAGTGATAATTATGTAGAGTTCCTCAATGCACCTGCTACTCAGTACAATTTTGTTGCCACCCCTTTACCTTTCTACCCAGTTCCTACCCCATTTTTACATTAcaaccatcccttcatctcttcCAAGATTCTGTCCCATTCTGAAGTTACACACATCCCACATATCCCTTCACCTCTTTTCCCAGTGCCTGTCCTATTCTGATATAAGGTTATATCCATCCCTTCACCTCTTTCTCCAGTTCCTGTTCTGTTCTGATATTACATCCATCTCTTCACCTCTTTGGGTAGTTTCTGTCATGTTGACTTTACGACTTCCACCAAACACAACGACAGAAACATGTATCTTGGTCAGTCTTCTGCAGTCCCTCATATTACACATGTAGAAAAAGCCACATCTTTGTAAAGTTGGAAGTACCAACTTTGACCAAAAGCAAGTTTTGAGGAAGTCCAAATCCAAGAATCCTGTGGTGCCACGTAGAACCTCTCATTGTCACACACTCTTAGGAAAGAAGCCTCTGAGACTTTGCTTCCTGGGCCAGGAAGGGCCCTGTGTCCAAGTGGATTTCAACCCATCTGTCCAAATCACTGCTCACCCTTATCCTTGTGTTTTTTAGGCTCCACACTATTGCACAGATCCCTAGGATGCACTACTCACTGCTCTTCCCTTGGCCAAGCTCCATGGCAGGTCCCGGGTACCAGGGTTTGGCACGTGGGTCACACAAGACTGCCCTCGCTGTGCTCTGAGCCAGTCCCCACAAGGGCTCCCACAAATACTTGCCTCAGAAAGAAGTTCAGGTATGACAGGGATATCGTACATTGTTGAGACAGTGCTTCCTACTTTGGGATCTCTCCAGGTTTAATTAAAAGCAATCAGGCTGCAAAGGTAATATGGCTTGACCCTTTCTGATCCTATCACACTGCAGTGGCCCCTGAGGGAAGTGTGGTCAGCATCCGACCAATCTGGAATCCTACAAAAGTGACCTTGTATGAACAAAGACAGGCATCATCCACGCATTTCAGGTGGTTGAAAGGGCGCAACATCTACTTTTGCTTCAGCAAACTTGAAAGGCAAATCTTGGACCCTGGCAAGGGTATCCACTCAAATGGGAAGGGGCTTTCAGGAGCCCCTGATCTCATGCCCTAGGGCTTCCCTTTAGTATGGACTCTTTCCTCCATCACCGTCAGCCAATTCCTCCCACTGCATAAGCTGTTGAGCACAGTACAAATATGataataatgagagagagagaaagaaaaacatcatagatggccatggatatccaagttaaataaaatgtttggatTACCCATGCCATTGCATGTCTATTAGTGCAGaacatccagctttttttttgaagaaagaaactgaaggaaaaagaaatggagagctTTGTATATGATGAAAAGATCATAAAGCTCTCATCTATCCACTTGTGTCTGCTGGGATAACTAGAGATTACCAACATGCTAAGAGTAAGGCTTAGACAATAATCCATTCATATTTCTCCAGGGAAaattaataaatcatttttatgaCAAGTGGCcacaagaagaaatagaaatctaGTCATTATTTCAACCAATCCTTCATGAGGTCAAACACACCAGGAAAAgatggtgtgtatatatgttacaTAGAATTCACAAGGTCCCTCTGCCTTCAGGAGATAATTTCAGAAACTGTCTCACATATATCCTGGAACTCTTCAAAGCCCCCACATCATCTTCTCAGTATCTCTGAGCAGTAGAGACTCTCACCatgatttcatttaattattattatgtcCACCTCCAAAAGAATACTAAAGCTGGagatggtggtgtgcaccttgaatcccagcactcaagcagGAGAAGTAGGTGAACTGTTtttagttcaagaccagccagagactacagagtaagttccatgtcagcatgacctagaatgagacctttcctccccaccaaagaaaacaaaaacaaaaattaagcatACTGGGATACACTCATACTAAGCATACTGAGATACACTCAGTGCACACACCCCAACAAGCTAGGTGAAAGCTACATATCTGGCTCTGAGCCATCAACATACCCCTGGGTTGGAAGTAAAAAACTAGTGCcaaggctatagagatggctcagcaggtgaggtgcttgcctgcaaagcctaacgacccacaCAGAGCCAAACGCACAAtatatctatagttcatttgcagtgactagagaccttggtgtacccattctctttctctctcaaattaattaattaattaattaattaattaataaaactacTTCCACAAGCCATGGCATGATATTcaccaataaaaattaaaaagatagatGCTCAAGAAAATATTCATGTGAGATatcatgaataagccatatagaaactcACTTCTTCATtagctaaataatatatatgctaaAAGGAAAAGTTTAGGCCAAACTACTCCATAgggataatgctgtgcccagaaatctttgttacaataaaaataaataataataaatattgtgggatattgccaaggttcttggttacccaccagaactatatagtaagaccctactgctgaagacaccacatgcttgggctgcatgTCATAGAAATTAAACTGgagttgagctggaagcctcctccctgttgattaGCTTTCAGGCTACAAAGAGCCATACAGCCTGTtaagggagaaaagccatcaatagtttt contains:
- the LOC101615246 gene encoding uncharacterized protein C6orf62 homolog, whose product is MGDPNSQKKQALNRLRAQLRKKKESLADQFDFKMYIAFVFKKKKKSALIEVFEVIPVMTNNYEENILKGGRDSSYSLESVELLQDVVQRQAPQYQSMRRDVIGCMREMNFILSPRNDIEKIVGLLFSRWKESDEPFRPVQAKFEFHHGDYEKQFLHVLSCKDKTGIVNNPNQSVFLFIDRQHLQTPKNKATIFKLCSIFLYLPQEQLTRQAVSTLEDHLLPYMPE